In Sandaracinaceae bacterium, the following proteins share a genomic window:
- a CDS encoding response regulator, whose translation MSEFSCLVVEDSPMMRQLLVFALARIKKLKVTEAEDGVDGLRKLAGGKFDLVITDINMPIMDGLKLVKRIRSDETHKDVPIIIITTEGSTEDRQRAMALGANAYITKPIQAPQVIAKVKELLAV comes from the coding sequence ATGTCCGAATTTTCCTGTCTAGTCGTCGAAGATTCCCCCATGATGCGTCAGCTCTTGGTGTTCGCTCTCGCGCGCATCAAGAAGCTCAAGGTCACCGAGGCCGAGGACGGCGTCGATGGCCTCCGCAAGCTGGCGGGCGGCAAGTTCGACCTGGTCATCACGGACATCAACATGCCGATCATGGACGGCCTGAAGCTCGTGAAGCGCATCCGCAGCGACGAGACCCACAAGGACGTGCCGATCATCATCATCACGACCGAGGGCTCGACCGAAGATCGGCAGCGGGCCATGGCGCTCGGCGCCAACGCCTACATCACCAAGCCCATCCAGGCGCCGCAGGTCATCGCCAAGGTCAAAGAGCTCTTGGCGGTGTAG
- a CDS encoding GAF domain-containing protein — protein sequence MSDPDSNRASDLPMDLIKERESFVRSFLKKGVEYTEHLLQENAQLREDYSRIQEDNARLRAQIASDDAIRDLLRTVEKLESERKALLARSSELEEKRIEHQGRHDEIEQEVNDLANLYIASYQLGASLSLRRVVRHLRDMCGQLVGAHGFVIYVLDEGTRIAYPIAHEQLDEASIVPVPVGVGPVGEACLTGIPRIREDGAAHFIQGTHEDPVAVIPLISDGKPVGAISVITLLEQKSQWMNVDRELFQLLGAQAGTALIAANLYAASAGPIQALAGVRQKLAAAEAASSESTD from the coding sequence ATGAGCGATCCCGACTCCAACCGCGCGAGCGACCTCCCCATGGACCTGATCAAAGAGCGAGAGAGTTTCGTGCGTTCGTTCTTGAAGAAGGGGGTGGAGTACACGGAGCACTTGCTCCAAGAGAACGCTCAGCTGCGCGAGGACTACAGTCGGATTCAAGAGGACAACGCCCGCCTCCGCGCTCAGATCGCCAGCGACGACGCCATCCGTGACCTGCTGCGCACGGTGGAGAAGCTCGAGTCCGAGCGCAAGGCGCTGCTGGCGCGCAGCTCCGAGCTCGAGGAAAAGCGTATCGAGCACCAGGGCCGCCACGATGAGATCGAGCAAGAGGTCAATGACCTCGCCAATCTCTACATCGCTAGCTACCAGCTGGGTGCGTCTCTGTCCCTGCGTCGGGTGGTCCGTCATCTCCGCGACATGTGCGGCCAGCTCGTGGGCGCTCACGGCTTCGTCATCTACGTGCTCGACGAGGGCACACGCATCGCCTATCCCATCGCCCACGAGCAGCTGGACGAGGCGTCCATCGTGCCCGTTCCCGTGGGCGTGGGCCCGGTGGGCGAGGCCTGCCTCACGGGCATCCCGCGCATCCGCGAAGACGGCGCGGCACACTTCATTCAGGGTACGCACGAAGACCCGGTCGCCGTGATTCCGTTGATCTCCGATGGCAAGCCCGTGGGCGCCATCTCCGTCATCACCTTGCTCGAACAAAAGAGCCAGTGGATGAACGTGGACCGTGAGCTCTTTCAACTCCTTGGCGCTCAGGCTGGTACCGCCTTGATCGCCGCCAACCTGTACGCCGCCTCCGCTGGGCCGATTCAAGCCCTCGCCGGGGTTCGGCAGAAGCTCGCCGCTGCTGAGGCCGCGTCCTCCGAGAGTACCGACTGA
- a CDS encoding PEGA domain-containing protein: MAHSNTFASRSVLRAAVQAPLGALLAVLLTCGLPSAALAQQAQLALTATNPPAQGAAVRVDGADMGNLPVTLEVAPGRHLVQVGRRGYITFNLWVDLTPGQVLQLPVTLRSQGGEMGSILVAGDVSGARVLVDSVDRGATPLVVEGLSVGSHRVRVQPRDASLTPYETTVDVRVDERTTVHFTMRPTVTPGSLHVAANVMSARLFLDGDPLGVGGRTMENLPPGEHIVEAEATGYQTARQVVRVEAGRRAAVVLVMEPVPQEPGTIVVRANVRGQVFVNGQDFGPAPVVLEGAEPGNYAIRVVAAGHSEFREVCTVRLGETCTVSATLIPEQVLLRVTSNTRGAFLYLDGEYRGPIPFEGLFPVGAHRVEVRAQGHVTHTEQLMLAPGGPRDVAVDLRREGAQTVEEEVEAEHTATEVQRGLRSHAASLTTTRHSYFEIATGFPFLLEARMGGSVHEWLDIGFGLRTFFGLTEFEARLKTAYRVLPSLSFGAQLRVGGGFGPAHDFLDGAVTRESPTNTFLFSVEALTSVHFAQAGSVTVVVGVDAHSDRYRSASRRGAGRLRIGGIAEIVLSDAWNLMVRFEGIVAGRSRPIMSNLVGAELIDNDPRLLGQVGFTYKFGLPSWSRE; the protein is encoded by the coding sequence ATGGCTCACTCGAACACGTTTGCGAGTCGCTCGGTGCTGCGCGCCGCGGTCCAGGCGCCGCTGGGCGCGCTGCTAGCCGTGCTGCTCACCTGTGGGCTGCCCAGCGCAGCGCTCGCTCAGCAGGCCCAGCTCGCGCTCACCGCCACCAACCCTCCGGCGCAGGGGGCCGCCGTGCGGGTGGATGGCGCCGACATGGGCAACCTGCCGGTCACGCTCGAGGTCGCGCCCGGACGTCACCTCGTGCAGGTGGGACGGCGCGGGTACATCACGTTCAACCTGTGGGTGGACCTGACACCCGGCCAGGTGCTGCAGCTCCCCGTCACGCTGCGCAGCCAGGGCGGCGAGATGGGCTCCATCTTGGTGGCGGGCGACGTGTCGGGCGCGCGCGTGCTGGTGGACAGCGTGGACCGTGGCGCCACGCCGCTGGTGGTGGAGGGCCTCAGCGTGGGGTCGCACCGCGTGCGCGTGCAGCCGCGCGACGCCAGCCTCACGCCCTACGAGACCACGGTGGACGTCCGCGTGGACGAGCGCACCACGGTGCACTTCACCATGCGCCCCACCGTGACGCCGGGCAGCCTGCACGTCGCCGCCAACGTCATGTCCGCGCGGCTCTTCCTCGACGGTGACCCCCTCGGCGTCGGCGGGCGCACCATGGAGAACCTCCCGCCGGGCGAGCACATCGTCGAGGCCGAGGCCACGGGGTACCAGACGGCGCGGCAGGTGGTGCGCGTGGAGGCGGGCCGCCGCGCGGCGGTGGTGCTGGTCATGGAGCCCGTGCCGCAGGAGCCCGGCACCATCGTGGTGCGCGCCAACGTGCGTGGGCAGGTGTTCGTGAACGGGCAGGACTTCGGCCCCGCGCCCGTGGTGCTCGAGGGGGCCGAGCCCGGCAACTACGCCATCCGCGTGGTGGCGGCGGGCCACAGCGAGTTCCGCGAGGTGTGCACCGTGCGCCTGGGCGAGACCTGCACCGTGAGCGCCACCCTGATCCCCGAGCAGGTGCTGCTGCGCGTCACCAGCAACACGCGTGGCGCCTTCTTGTATCTGGACGGGGAGTACCGCGGCCCCATCCCCTTCGAGGGGCTCTTCCCCGTGGGGGCGCACCGCGTGGAGGTGCGTGCGCAGGGTCACGTCACGCACACCGAGCAGCTCATGCTGGCGCCCGGCGGGCCGCGTGACGTGGCGGTGGACCTGCGCCGTGAGGGCGCCCAGACCGTGGAAGAGGAGGTCGAGGCCGAGCACACCGCCACCGAGGTGCAGCGGGGGCTGCGCAGTCATGCTGCGTCGCTCACCACCACGCGCCACTCGTACTTCGAGATCGCCACCGGCTTCCCCTTCCTGCTCGAGGCGCGCATGGGCGGCAGCGTGCACGAGTGGCTGGACATCGGCTTTGGCCTGCGCACCTTCTTCGGTCTCACGGAGTTCGAGGCGCGCCTGAAGACGGCCTACCGCGTGCTTCCGTCGCTGTCGTTCGGTGCGCAGCTGCGCGTGGGCGGCGGCTTCGGTCCCGCGCACGACTTCCTGGATGGCGCGGTCACGCGCGAGTCACCCACCAACACGTTCCTCTTCTCGGTCGAAGCGCTGACGTCGGTGCACTTCGCGCAGGCGGGCAGCGTGACCGTGGTGGTGGGCGTCGACGCGCACTCCGACCGCTACCGCTCGGCCAGCCGGCGCGGGGCGGGGCGCTTGCGCATCGGGGGCATCGCCGAGATCGTGCTCTCGGACGCCTGGAACCTCATGGTGCGCTTCGAGGGCATCGTGGCCGGGCGCTCGCGCCCCATCATGAGCAACCTGGTGGGTGCGGAGCTGATCGACAACGACCCGCGCCTGCTCGGTCAGGTGGGCTTCACCTACAAGTTCGGGCTGCCGTCA